The window CACCGACAGGAAGCGGTTCACACCGACCAGCAAGCCCAGGGTGAATCCGGTGGCGAAGCCCAGGGCGACCCCTGTCAGGGCACGCTGGATGCTGATGGCAAAGTGCTCCCAGAGTTTGCCGTTCTGAATGAGTTCAGCCAGAGCGCCAAAAACGGCAGTGGGTGCAGGAAGGATTTGCTTGCTCAGAAGGCCCGTCTGGGCACTGATCTGCCAGATGATCAGCAGTGCTGCAGGGAGCACCCAGCGCCACAGTTCAGTGGCATTGAAACGAAAGGAACGCTTTTTGCGGGTCGCTGTCTGGGGAATGCTGCGGGTAATGGTCATTTCTTCACCACCTGTAAGCCTGCTTTGGAAAAGGGCACTTTGCCGATGAAATCCGTGACGAATTTGGTTTTGACGGGAATCACACCCAGTTCAAAAAACGCATCAGATTCTTTTTGCAGGTACGCCAGCTGTTTTTCCGGGAAGGGCTGGATGCGGTAAGGCAGGGCACGCTTCACCACCACCTTCAGGATGTCCTTGGGAATGCCGAGCTCTTCGTTCCAGAGGTCCACCAGTTTGTCGGGGTTGTTGTTGGCCCAGTCGGCAGTGCGCTTGAGTTCAGCGAGCAGGTAGGAGAGGGCTTTCTTCTTGCCGGGATCTTTGAGCACCCGATCCACAGTGATCCAGTACCCCACCCCATCGGTCAGACCCTTGTTGTCCCGGATGACCTTGACGTTGTTTCCGGCCTGCGCAATGGCGTAGAAGGGGTCCCAGATCACCCAGGCCTGCACGGCACCACTTTCCAGCGCACCACGGGCCTCTGCCGGAGGCAGGTTGATGATTTCAATGTCATTG of the Deinococcus cellulosilyticus NBRC 106333 = KACC 11606 genome contains:
- a CDS encoding aliphatic sulfonate ABC transporter substrate-binding protein, with amino-acid sequence MKKRFLTAIALLSIGNLAQAEDIVFRIGYQKGGIFTALKSLGWLDEAAKYGIKYEWYLFPAGPQLLEAQRANAVDFGSTGDTPSIFALAAGTPLKYVGITKNPNPRTSAILVTRDSPIKSVKELKGKKVALQRGSSAHYFTQLALQEVGLDLNDIEIINLPPAEARGALESGAVQAWVIWDPFYAIAQAGNNVKVIRDNKGLTDGVGYWITVDRVLKDPGKKKALSYLLAELKRTADWANNNPDKLVDLWNEELGIPKDILKVVVKRALPYRIQPFPEKQLAYLQKESDAFFELGVIPVKTKFVTDFIGKVPFSKAGLQVVKK